The following is a genomic window from Treponema pallidum subsp. pallidum str. Nichols.
GTGTGGAAGGCACTGGTTGCGGTGACGTGCGTGATTATTCTTTGTGGAGAAATGTTCCCGAAGGCGCTGGGTGCACGGTACTCACTGGGATTCTTGATGTGGATTGCGCCTTTTTTGCAATTGAGTTACTGGTTGCTGTACCCCTGCGCGTGTGTGTCGTCAGCATTGATGCATGTGCTGGAGGGTATTTTTTTGCCGCGTCATACGACGTGTCTTTCGCGAGAAGAAATTAAAACGCTTATTGCAGTTGGGGCACGAGAAGGGGTGATTTCGTCAACCGAAAATCAATTGTTCCAGCGCGCTTTACAGTTTAAACGCATACCGCTTGCACACGTTATGGTACCGCACACACACTTTGTGTCAGTTTTTCAGGACACACCACTATCTCATGTGTGGGATGCTTTTCGTACCTGTTCCTTTTCTCAGTTGCTCGTGCATGATGCTGCGGGGATCGTCTGGGGTTTCGTACACTACTGGGATATTTTTGGAGAAAGTAAAGTATTACCCTCGCAGTCATCAGATCAGATGGTGTCGGCATGTGTAGCGAACACCAGAGCTGCGGTGCATCGGGTGGGTGATTTGGCACAGGAGTTGTGTTGTGTACCGAATGTAGCTGACCTTTTTTCAGTGTTAGATATGCTCTCGGTATCAAAGCAGCAGATGGCGTTAGTGGTAGACGAGCGGGGCGATGGGGAAGGATTAGTAACCATGACAGACATTATGGAGGTAATTTTTGGTTCACTTGCTGGAGTTTCGGAAGGAGTAGAAGGATACACAGTGCATGGGTCAATGGTGCAGCGAATGTCAAAACCTCGTGTTGATTTTCAGATGAAAAGCGTCGGTACTCATGAGATTTTATGTTCAGGAACGGTTCCTCTTGAATATTTTAACGAAGTGTTAGGTACGCGTTTGCAGTCGCGCGTGTACCACACGGTGGGAGGTTTACTCCTGGAACGTTTTGGACGTCTCCCTACGGTAGGGGATGAGTTGGTAATTGAAGGATTGCGTTTTAAGATACGCCGTGTACTCGATCGGTATGTTGTGTCTGCCCTCGTGGACACTCGAGCATGTAGGTCAAGCGTTGGCTGACGCCTAAGTAAGTACACAGGATGGGGCCGTACTTTTGCGGTATTCGTGCAATTAAGTTGTATGTTGATCGGTGTTCTACAGGAATGTGTGCGCAAAGGGGTGAGAGCATGAGTTGCTATCGTGTTGAAGGTGGGTTTCCCGTTTCAGGTTGTATTCGCGTGTGTGGAAATAAGAATGCAGCGCTTCCCTGTATTGCGGCGGCAGTTCTCACACAAGAGCCAGTGTTACTGCAAAATGTGCCCGACATTGAGGATGTGGCGGTGATGTTAACTATCTTTCGTGCGTTTGGTGGGAGTGTTGAAAGGCGTGGTAATCATGAGTACATGTTACATCTTCCTCAGTTACAGACGTGCGAAGTGCCGTGCGAGGCTGCGCAGAAAGTGCGTGCTTCCATTCTTTTTGCAGGGCCACTTCTTGCGCGTGGTAGAAAAGCAGTGCTTCCACCACCTGGTGGTGATGTTATTGGGCGCAGGAGACTTGATACGCATTTTCTTGCGCTTGCCGCACTTGGCGCACAAGTTCGTTTAGATGGGGTGTTTACTTTCTCTGCAAATAAGCTGGTGGGATGTGATGTCTTCTTAGACGAGGCATCTGTGACGGCGACAGAGAATGTGCTTATGGCTTCAGTTCTTGCCGAGGGGGTTACGGTAATCACGAACGCGGCGAGCGAACCGCATGTGCAAGATCTATGCCATTTGTTGAATGCGATGGGTGCGCGCGTCTCTGGCATCGGATCGAATGTTTTAACAATTGAGGGGGTGAGCGCGTTGCATGGTACCACATATACACTTGGGGCTGATTTCATGGAAGTAGGTTCGCTTATTGGGCTTGCGGTAGTAACGCGTGGAGCATTGACGATTTCGGATGTGAACGTACGTGATCTACGTCCACTAGGTTTTGCGTTTAAAAAACTTGGAGTAATTTGGAGCGAGCAAGAGCACGCGGTAAGCGTCTCTGCGTCGCAGGATCTGCGGGTAAATTACGATTTTGGCGGTATGATTCCTAAAATAGATGATGGCCCGTGGCCTGCATTTCCGCCGGATCTGACTAGCATTATGACAGTGGTGGCGACTCAAGTCGAAGGGGTTATATTGATTCATGAGAAAATGTTTGAGTCGCGTATGTTTTTTGTGGACAAGTTAATTACCATGGGTGCGCGTATCATCCTGTGTGACCCGCATCGGGCGCTTGTTTCAGGTCCGAGTGCATTGCATGGGAGTGACCTGGTATCTCCTGATGTGCGTGCGGGAATGGCGATGGTGCTTGCAGCGTGTTGTGCGCGCGGGGTAAGTATAATCCGTAACGTGTATCAAATTGAGCGTGGATATGAACGTCTAGTGGAGCGTTTGCAGGCAATTGGTGTCCGTATTTGGAAAGAGGGTTGATCGTATTATGCGGTAATTTGATGAAAAGATGTGAAGTGTTGCCAAGAATCTTTTTTTTTAGTACCCTCGGGGACCGTTACATATGAGGTGTTAACCTTACATTTAAGGAGTGAGAAGCATGGCGAAGCAATTGCTGTTTAATGAGGAAGCCCGCAAGAAGCTGCTTTCCGGGGTTGAGCAGATTTCGAGTGCGGTGAAGGTAACGCTTGGTCCTAAGGGTCGCAATGTCTTGCTTGAAAAAGGGTACGGGGCTCCCACAGTCACGAAGGATGGGGTTTCCGTTGCGAAAGAGGTTGAGCTCGAAGATCCGTTCGAGAATATGGGTGCACAGCTTTTAAAAGAGGTGGCTACGAAGACGAACGACGTAGCTGGGGATGGCACAACTACTGCGACGGTATTGGCGTATTCGATGGTGCGTGAGGGTCTGAAGGCGGTTGCTGCCGGTATGACGCCCCTTGAGTTGAAGCGTGGTATGGATAAGGCAGTTGCGATTGCAGTCGATGACATTAAGCAAAATTCCAAGGGTATAAAGAGCAATGAAGAAGTCGCTCATGTAGCGTCAGTATCTGCGAATAACGACAAAGAGATTGGAAGGATTCTGGCAAGCGCAATCGAGAAGGTGGGGAATGACGGGGTCATTGACGTTGACGAAGCCCAGACAATGGAAACGGTGACGGAATTCGTTGAAGGGATGCAGTTTGATCGTGGGTACATCTCGTCCTACTTCGTCACTGACCGAGATAGGATGGAAACGGTGTATGAAAATCCTTACATCCTTATCTACGATAAGTCCATCTCGACTATGAAGGATTTGCTTCCGCTACTCGAGAAAATTGCGCAAACAGGTCGCCCGCTGCTCATCATAGCTGAGGATGTCGAAGGCGAAGCACTGGCTACGCTGGTGGTGAATAGTCTTCGGGGAACGCTGAAGACGTGTGCGGTGAAGGCTCCCGGTTTCGGCGATAGGCGTAAAGAAATGCTTGAGGATATCGCGATTCTTTCGGGCGGTCAGGTCATTTCCGAGGATTTAGGATTGAAGCTAGAGTCCGCGGATATTGCGCTCTTAGGTCAGGCAAAGAGCGTGAAGGTAGACAAGGAGAATACCACGATTATTGACGGGTCGGGTAAGTCGAAGGATATCAAGGATCGTATAGAGCAGATTAAAAAGCAAATAGAGGCCTCGACTTCAGATTATGACAGTGAGAAGTTGAAGGAGCGCTTGGCAAAGCTCTCTGGTGGCGTTGCAGTTATCAAAATTGGTGCAGTCACCGAAGTGGAAATGAAAGAGAAGAAGCACCGGGTTGAAGATGCCTTAAATGCGACACGTGCGGCAATAGAGGAAGGTATTGTTGCTGGTGGTGGTTTAGCGCTTATTCAGGCTGCGGCGGCGCTCGAGAAAGCTGATTTGAGTGGACTGACTCCAGATGAGGCGGTTGGTTTTAAGATTGTGCGTCGTGCTCTCGAGGAGCCGATACGCCAGATTTCAGAGAACGCGGGTATTGATGGCGCAGTTGTGGCAGAGAAGGCAAAGGAGAAACGTGGCATCGGTTTTGATGCATCCAAGATGGAATGGGTTGATATGATTAAGGTCGGGATTATCGATCCGGCGAAGGTTACACGTTCAGCACTACAGAACGCGGCTTCGGTTTCTGGGCTTTTGTTGACTACCGAATGTGCAATTGCTGCAATTCCCGAAAAGAGTTCCTCTACACCGCCAGCTCCTGACATGGGAGGTATGGGAGGTATGTATTGATCTAGTTAGCGCCGGTCGATTGGTCATACGTAAGGGCATGATCTCTTGAGATGAGCGTCTCCCGTGGATCTCGGCCAGCGTGTGGTGCGGGTAATTCCCCTGGCGCCGCTTCCGGTCCGTGTATACAACGCCGGTGGTCTCCGTGTGGATTTCTTTCCGCGGTTTTTTGGGAGGTCTCCTCAAGGGGTCGGCGTTGGGTTTGCGAGGTTGAAACTTAGCGCCTCGGTCGGGAGCAATGGCTTTCGGTTGACGCGTGCGGTGTGGATCTTTTGGTTGTGTTTCCTTGTTTCAGGCCTGTCTCGGGCTTTTCTGGTTTACTTTTTGAGTGTGATCCGGATCTAGGGATTCTTTCGACTTATGGGCGAAGATCTCTTGCCTGGCCGAGGGATTTTTCTTTTCCACGCGTGCGCGTTGGCGAGTACAACGGCGCACGCGGCACAGGCCGCGGTCTCTGTGCGCAAGGTCCGTCTTCCCATGTCTACTGCTCTAAATCCCATGGCGGAGAAAAGTAAACGTTCAGATTCGGTCCATCCACGCTCACTCCCTATTGCAATCCACAGTACATCCCCGCGCAGCGCGGCGCTTCCTAGATCGGTTAGGGTGTTCTTAGTATCAAGTATTAGTTTTTGGTGTGTGCTGTCGCCGAGTATGTGGGTGTGTTGTGAGCAAAAGGTGCGCACCGACTCCGAAACAGTAATGAGGGGAAGTTTCGTGCCTCCTGCCTGTTCTAGGCCACGTATGAGGTACGTGTGCATTTTTTCCATGTGAGCAAGTCCTGAGTCTAGGTAAGATCGCTCCCCTAATTCCGTCCCTACAAGATGGATAGAGGAGATCCCGAGGCTGGACACGTCGCGTAAAATGCGCCTGAGCTGAATGGGACGAGGGAACCCTATGACAAGATGAAGGGGGAAAAGGGCACAATCTTCGTATTCCAGTTTTTCAAAAACGGCTACGAGATACTTTTCTGTGGCTAGGGAGATGCGTGCAGAACCTTTCACCCCATTAATAATCCCTGCTTTGAAGCAGGCTCCCGCACTCAATTTAAGCACACGCTTGATATGGCAAAATCGACTATCCCTGAAAGAAAGTACAGCGCAACCGTGCACTACCTCTTCCTGTTCAAAGAGAACGATATTCATTTGTCATTTCTTGTGTGGGTA
Proteins encoded in this region:
- a CDS encoding CNNM domain-containing protein, with translation MCAESYVFGLSFKDSREARVAYPFLVGLELMFLLVCSALCAGSESALSSVNQDDERKLKRHSTRCTQRLCWLLARREQLITTVIVQNTALNMVLSSVVTLGSMELWGAQSVWKALVAVTCVIILCGEMFPKALGARYSLGFLMWIAPFLQLSYWLLYPCACVSSALMHVLEGIFLPRHTTCLSREEIKTLIAVGAREGVISSTENQLFQRALQFKRIPLAHVMVPHTHFVSVFQDTPLSHVWDAFRTCSFSQLLVHDAAGIVWGFVHYWDIFGESKVLPSQSSDQMVSACVANTRAAVHRVGDLAQELCCVPNVADLFSVLDMLSVSKQQMALVVDERGDGEGLVTMTDIMEVIFGSLAGVSEGVEGYTVHGSMVQRMSKPRVDFQMKSVGTHEILCSGTVPLEYFNEVLGTRLQSRVYHTVGGLLLERFGRLPTVGDELVIEGLRFKIRRVLDRYVVSALVDTRACRSSVG
- the murA gene encoding UDP-N-acetylglucosamine 1-carboxyvinyltransferase; protein product: MSCYRVEGGFPVSGCIRVCGNKNAALPCIAAAVLTQEPVLLQNVPDIEDVAVMLTIFRAFGGSVERRGNHEYMLHLPQLQTCEVPCEAAQKVRASILFAGPLLARGRKAVLPPPGGDVIGRRRLDTHFLALAALGAQVRLDGVFTFSANKLVGCDVFLDEASVTATENVLMASVLAEGVTVITNAASEPHVQDLCHLLNAMGARVSGIGSNVLTIEGVSALHGTTYTLGADFMEVGSLIGLAVVTRGALTISDVNVRDLRPLGFAFKKLGVIWSEQEHAVSVSASQDLRVNYDFGGMIPKIDDGPWPAFPPDLTSIMTVVATQVEGVILIHEKMFESRMFFVDKLITMGARIILCDPHRALVSGPSALHGSDLVSPDVRAGMAMVLAACCARGVSIIRNVYQIERGYERLVERLQAIGVRIWKEG
- the groL gene encoding chaperonin GroEL (60 kDa chaperone family; promotes refolding of misfolded polypeptides especially under stressful conditions; forms two stacked rings of heptamers to form a barrel-shaped 14mer; ends can be capped by GroES; misfolded proteins enter the barrel where they are refolded when GroES binds), which gives rise to MAKQLLFNEEARKKLLSGVEQISSAVKVTLGPKGRNVLLEKGYGAPTVTKDGVSVAKEVELEDPFENMGAQLLKEVATKTNDVAGDGTTTATVLAYSMVREGLKAVAAGMTPLELKRGMDKAVAIAVDDIKQNSKGIKSNEEVAHVASVSANNDKEIGRILASAIEKVGNDGVIDVDEAQTMETVTEFVEGMQFDRGYISSYFVTDRDRMETVYENPYILIYDKSISTMKDLLPLLEKIAQTGRPLLIIAEDVEGEALATLVVNSLRGTLKTCAVKAPGFGDRRKEMLEDIAILSGGQVISEDLGLKLESADIALLGQAKSVKVDKENTTIIDGSGKSKDIKDRIEQIKKQIEASTSDYDSEKLKERLAKLSGGVAVIKIGAVTEVEMKEKKHRVEDALNATRAAIEEGIVAGGGLALIQAAAALEKADLSGLTPDEAVGFKIVRRALEEPIRQISENAGIDGAVVAEKAKEKRGIGFDASKMEWVDMIKVGIIDPAKVTRSALQNAASVSGLLLTTECAIAAIPEKSSSTPPAPDMGGMGGMY
- a CDS encoding 16S rRNA (uracil(1498)-N(3))-methyltransferase, giving the protein MNIVLFEQEEVVHGCAVLSFRDSRFCHIKRVLKLSAGACFKAGIINGVKGSARISLATEKYLVAVFEKLEYEDCALFPLHLVIGFPRPIQLRRILRDVSSLGISSIHLVGTELGERSYLDSGLAHMEKMHTYLIRGLEQAGGTKLPLITVSESVRTFCSQHTHILGDSTHQKLILDTKNTLTDLGSAALRGDVLWIAIGSERGWTESERLLFSAMGFRAVDMGRRTLRTETAACAACAVVLANAHAWKRKIPRPGKRSSPISRKNP